The proteins below come from a single Nitrospiraceae bacterium genomic window:
- the nusG gene encoding transcription termination/antitermination protein NusG: MSSHWYVIHTYAGYEGRVRAGIVERANQLGMADSVAQVLVPTEDVVEFKEGKRRASKRKFFPGYVLLEANGPLGDEVVAMIKETPKVTGFIGGGTRPIPLDPDEVATLLKQLESGVTAPRELANFSKGDNVRIVDGPFLGFNGLVDEVDQDHGRVKALVSIFGRSTPVELAFSQVERV; encoded by the coding sequence ATGTCGAGTCATTGGTATGTCATTCACACCTATGCGGGATATGAGGGGCGGGTTCGGGCTGGAATTGTCGAGCGGGCAAATCAATTGGGTATGGCGGATTCTGTGGCGCAAGTCCTGGTTCCTACTGAGGATGTAGTGGAATTTAAAGAAGGAAAGCGCCGAGCCTCTAAACGAAAATTTTTTCCCGGGTATGTTCTGCTTGAAGCAAATGGCCCACTTGGGGATGAGGTCGTTGCTATGATCAAGGAGACCCCCAAGGTGACGGGTTTTATTGGAGGCGGAACCAGGCCAATCCCGCTTGATCCCGATGAGGTCGCCACGCTTTTGAAGCAGTTGGAGTCAGGCGTAACGGCTCCAAGGGAGTTAGCCAACTTTTCAAAAGGGGACAATGTCCGAATTGTGGATGGCCCGTTTTTGGGATTCAATGGATTGGTGGATGAGGTGGATCAGGATCATGGCCGGGTCAAGGCGCTAGTCAGTATTTTTGGTCGTTCAACCCCTGTGGAGTTGGCGTTTTCTCAGGTTGAGCGAGTTTAA
- a CDS encoding integration host factor subunit beta, with amino-acid sequence MTKADLIEKLAEKAPQLSRRQAELVVNTIFDSIRDSLKRGEKTEIRGFGSFRLRHRQTKEGRNPKTGESVSVPEKRMPFFKAGKEIKELLNPELPPV; translated from the coding sequence ATGACAAAAGCGGATCTCATTGAAAAGTTGGCGGAAAAGGCTCCCCAATTGAGTAGAAGGCAAGCCGAGTTAGTAGTCAACACCATTTTTGATTCTATCCGTGATTCTTTAAAGCGTGGAGAAAAAACAGAAATCCGTGGTTTTGGAAGTTTTCGTCTTAGACACCGTCAGACCAAAGAAGGGCGTAACCCTAAAACTGGAGAATCGGTGTCGGTTCCTGAAAAGCGCATGCCGTTTTTTAAAGCCGGTAAAGAGATCAAAGAATTGTTAAACCCCGAGTTACCACCTGTCTAA
- the rpmG gene encoding 50S ribosomal protein L33, whose amino-acid sequence MRVIISLACGDCKRRNYSTMKNKKNDPDRLEVKKYCRFCRKHSPHKEVK is encoded by the coding sequence ATGAGAGTCATTATTTCTCTAGCGTGCGGAGATTGCAAACGCCGAAATTATTCGACAATGAAAAACAAGAAAAACGATCCAGATCGGCTCGAAGTAAAAAAATACTGCCGGTTTTGTCGAAAGCATAGCCCTCACAAAGAGGTGAAATAA
- the rplK gene encoding 50S ribosomal protein L11, with product MAKEVTSQIKLQIPAGKANPAPPVGPSLGQHGVNIMEFCKQFNARTQKQEGSIIPVVISVYKDRSFSFVTKTPPASDLLKKAAGIIKGSGIPHKNKVGTITMAQLEDIAKLKVEDLNASDIPAAMNVIAGTARSMGITVEG from the coding sequence ATGGCCAAAGAAGTAACTAGTCAAATTAAATTGCAAATTCCGGCTGGAAAAGCCAATCCTGCTCCTCCTGTTGGGCCTTCCTTGGGGCAACATGGAGTGAACATTATGGAGTTTTGTAAACAGTTTAATGCCAGAACTCAGAAGCAAGAGGGTAGCATTATCCCGGTAGTCATTTCTGTTTATAAGGATAGAAGTTTCAGCTTCGTGACCAAGACTCCTCCGGCATCAGATTTACTGAAGAAGGCTGCAGGTATCATAAAGGGTTCCGGGATTCCCCATAAAAATAAAGTTGGGACAATCACCATGGCACAGCTAGAGGACATTGCTAAGTTGAAGGTAGAAGATCTGAATGCCAGTGATATTCCAGCAGCGATGAATGTGATTGCAGGAACCGCGAGAAGTATGGGCATTACGGTTGAAGGGTAA
- a CDS encoding bifunctional (p)ppGpp synthetase/guanosine-3',5'-bis(diphosphate) 3'-pyrophosphohydrolase produces MGVTHLTDIVQLMDQVKAYYPEADTDFIKRAYDYSAKAHEGQTRRTGEPYVQHPLAVAGILTFLKLDVPAIVAGLLHDTLEDTVATRAELEKEFGSDVARLVEGVTKIGQIPFKTDAEKQAENFRKMVLSMADDIRVVFIKLADRLHNMQTLEALSDEKRKKIAQETMEIYAPLANRLGMSWIKQQLEDLCFQYLEPDAWSHLKLRLAKKDEERQEYIQSLIHLAQQALLDAGLPGQIDGRPKHLFSIYQKMERRSVSFDEIFDLTAVRIVTDTKMNCYAILGLLHSIWPPVPGRFKDYIATPRSNLYQSLHTTVVGPQGEYVEFQIRTADMHRINEYGVAAHWLYKEPGKVGERDEQVFSWLRQFVEWHKDLADNRQFMDSVKLDLFHDVVFVFTPTGEVREIPVGATPLDFAYAIHTEIGDHCVGAKINGKLVPLRYQLTSGDMVEILTSPSQVPHRGWLKFVRTSRAKTKIKHWFKVEEQKRALELGRRLLEQEFRRHNLPVAQSLKSDRLSSMAKAKGSETVEELIRQVGFGRLSPDQIVSHFYEGNEQGASSPTKGVSHSPQQKLPGLLREGSVKFGGTKDVLMQLSKCCKPVPGEPIRGYITRGRGLTIHAIDCPNFQSLEWDHNRLVEVEWDSELDGTHSVEVSVLTLDRTGVLAKVSAGISQCQANITRAEISTREDRKAVLDFVIEVKNTAHLELILQEIQRVEGILSAKRVRGW; encoded by the coding sequence ATGGGTGTGACGCATTTGACCGATATTGTGCAACTCATGGATCAGGTGAAAGCCTATTACCCCGAGGCTGATACGGACTTCATTAAACGAGCTTATGATTATTCCGCCAAAGCACATGAAGGGCAAACTCGACGAACTGGCGAACCTTATGTCCAGCATCCATTAGCGGTCGCTGGGATTTTAACTTTTTTGAAATTGGACGTTCCCGCGATTGTCGCTGGACTATTACATGACACGCTCGAAGATACCGTAGCGACAAGAGCCGAGTTAGAAAAAGAATTTGGAAGCGACGTGGCGCGTTTAGTGGAGGGTGTCACAAAAATTGGGCAAATTCCTTTTAAAACCGATGCAGAGAAGCAGGCGGAAAATTTCCGCAAGATGGTTCTCTCTATGGCTGATGATATTCGAGTGGTGTTTATCAAGTTAGCGGATCGATTGCATAACATGCAGACACTTGAGGCGTTGTCGGACGAAAAACGGAAAAAAATTGCACAAGAAACAATGGAAATTTATGCGCCGCTAGCCAACCGGCTTGGTATGAGTTGGATTAAGCAGCAGCTGGAGGATTTGTGTTTCCAATATTTGGAACCGGATGCCTGGTCGCATTTAAAGCTACGGTTGGCTAAAAAGGATGAGGAGCGTCAGGAGTATATTCAATCCCTGATTCACCTGGCTCAGCAGGCCCTTTTGGACGCAGGGCTGCCGGGACAGATCGATGGACGTCCCAAGCATCTCTTTAGTATCTATCAGAAAATGGAGCGCCGGTCCGTCTCTTTTGACGAAATCTTTGATTTGACGGCGGTCCGTATTGTGACGGATACCAAAATGAATTGTTACGCCATTTTGGGATTGCTGCATTCCATTTGGCCTCCCGTCCCTGGTCGCTTTAAGGATTACATTGCAACTCCACGTTCTAACTTGTATCAATCGTTACACACGACAGTTGTTGGCCCGCAAGGAGAGTATGTGGAATTCCAAATCCGGACGGCGGATATGCATCGAATTAATGAATACGGTGTGGCAGCCCATTGGCTCTATAAGGAGCCTGGAAAAGTTGGCGAACGGGACGAGCAGGTCTTTAGCTGGCTCAGGCAGTTTGTGGAATGGCATAAGGATCTCGCTGATAACCGCCAGTTTATGGATTCGGTTAAATTGGATTTATTCCATGATGTTGTGTTTGTGTTTACTCCAACAGGCGAAGTCCGGGAAATCCCTGTCGGGGCCACTCCATTAGATTTTGCATATGCGATTCATACGGAAATTGGAGATCATTGTGTCGGGGCAAAAATTAATGGGAAGTTAGTTCCTCTCCGTTATCAATTAACCAGTGGGGATATGGTAGAGATTCTGACTTCTCCCTCGCAGGTACCTCATCGAGGTTGGTTGAAATTTGTCCGAACTTCCAGGGCCAAAACGAAAATCAAGCATTGGTTTAAAGTTGAAGAGCAAAAGCGGGCACTGGAACTTGGGCGACGGCTGTTGGAGCAAGAATTTCGGAGACATAATCTTCCTGTCGCACAATCGTTGAAATCTGATCGACTGTCATCAATGGCCAAAGCAAAGGGCAGTGAAACGGTGGAAGAATTGATCCGGCAGGTTGGATTCGGCCGTTTGTCTCCAGATCAAATTGTCAGTCACTTTTACGAAGGTAATGAACAGGGGGCTTCGTCTCCCACGAAGGGTGTCTCTCACTCTCCTCAGCAAAAGCTCCCTGGACTCCTTCGGGAAGGATCTGTGAAGTTTGGGGGAACCAAAGATGTTTTGATGCAACTCTCCAAGTGTTGTAAGCCGGTTCCTGGTGAGCCGATTCGTGGATATATTACCCGAGGCAGAGGGTTGACCATTCATGCGATCGATTGTCCGAACTTTCAATCATTAGAATGGGATCACAATCGTTTGGTGGAGGTGGAGTGGGATTCGGAGCTAGACGGCACGCATTCAGTTGAAGTGTCAGTTTTGACCCTGGATCGAACTGGAGTGCTGGCAAAGGTCTCCGCTGGAATTTCTCAGTGTCAAGCTAATATTACCAGGGCAGAGATTTCTACCAGAGAGGATCGAAAGGCCGTATTGGACTTTGTTATCGAAGTCAAAAATACTGCCCATCTTGAACTTATCCTGCAGGAAATTCAACGAGTTGAGGGCATTCTTTCTGCCAAGCGGGTGCGAGGATGGTAA
- a CDS encoding DUF192 domain-containing protein gives MPFWLGMALIMGCPINTFGEINDGQDNGLATITTPKGSTIFAEVADTSNKRAQGLMYRTAMEEDHGMLFIFPELGYWTFWMKNTKIPLDILWLDKKGTIIHIEANVPICTRVDDHCPRHYSYKQSWQVLELNAGIAEKLQLQPGSRLTISLPPQIHTPS, from the coding sequence GTGCCGTTTTGGTTAGGCATGGCCTTAATCATGGGATGCCCCATAAACACTTTTGGCGAAATAAATGACGGACAGGATAACGGGCTTGCAACCATCACAACGCCCAAAGGATCAACAATCTTCGCAGAGGTGGCAGATACCTCAAATAAAAGAGCTCAAGGCCTGATGTACCGGACGGCCATGGAGGAGGATCATGGGATGCTCTTCATTTTTCCAGAATTAGGGTATTGGACCTTTTGGATGAAAAACACCAAAATCCCACTTGATATACTCTGGCTGGATAAGAAGGGAACCATCATTCACATTGAAGCAAATGTCCCTATTTGCACGAGAGTAGATGATCACTGCCCACGCCATTATTCATATAAACAGTCATGGCAAGTCCTTGAACTTAATGCCGGAATCGCAGAAAAACTCCAACTCCAACCTGGAAGCCGATTGACCATTTCATTGCCTCCACAAATCCATACCCCCTCTTAG
- a CDS encoding viroplasmin family protein, translating into MKFYAVRRGRTIGIFESWDACRAQVHHFPGAEYKAFSHREEAEAFLLSPSSSQPIKKKRTTTATSSSIIEVWVDGSCFPQGDGSLRLGWGLLVKRNGVEIHRDKGNDIPQAAMNHRNVAGEILAILKAITWCKSQGITEMTIYFDYQGLERWATGVWRTKLPFTQAYAQSVKESGITIHWVKVKAHSGNPENDLVDQLAKEGARGK; encoded by the coding sequence ATGAAATTCTATGCCGTCCGCCGCGGCCGCACCATTGGCATCTTTGAAAGTTGGGATGCCTGCCGTGCCCAAGTCCATCATTTCCCCGGAGCCGAATATAAAGCCTTCTCCCACCGAGAAGAAGCGGAAGCTTTTCTGTTATCTCCTTCAAGCAGTCAACCAATCAAAAAGAAGCGAACAACCACAGCAACATCCTCCTCCATTATCGAAGTTTGGGTGGATGGATCCTGCTTCCCGCAGGGCGATGGCTCTCTTCGACTGGGATGGGGTCTACTGGTCAAAAGAAATGGTGTTGAAATTCACCGGGACAAGGGGAACGATATTCCGCAGGCAGCCATGAATCACCGAAATGTCGCTGGGGAAATTCTTGCCATCCTCAAAGCCATCACATGGTGCAAATCCCAAGGAATAACAGAAATGACGATCTACTTTGACTACCAAGGACTGGAACGTTGGGCAACCGGAGTCTGGCGCACCAAACTGCCATTTACCCAAGCCTACGCACAGTCGGTCAAGGAATCAGGCATCACGATTCACTGGGTCAAAGTGAAGGCTCATTCCGGCAATCCGGAAAATGACCTTGTCGATCAACTTGCGAAAGAAGGGGCTAGGGGGAAGTAA
- a CDS encoding 50S ribosomal protein L1, producing MGKKFESALAKVTKALYSLEEASDLVKQVAFAKFDETVELSLCLGVDPKRADQMVRGTTVLPHGTGKKVRILVIAKGEKEQEAREAGADFVGSDDLLQKIQDGWLEFDSMIATPDMMGAVGRMGKVLGPRGLMPNPKTGTVTFEVGKAIQEIRRGRVEYKVDKAGNIHVPVGKVSFQGQQIRENTQSVFDSIMKAKPSSSKGKYVKSATLSSTMGPGIHLDGAAIAKQVS from the coding sequence GTGGGAAAGAAATTTGAATCGGCTTTAGCGAAGGTAACAAAGGCCCTATATTCATTGGAGGAGGCCAGTGACCTGGTAAAGCAGGTTGCATTTGCCAAATTCGATGAGACGGTAGAGCTGTCACTTTGCCTTGGGGTAGATCCCAAGCGTGCGGATCAGATGGTTCGCGGGACTACGGTCCTTCCTCACGGTACGGGGAAAAAAGTCAGGATTTTAGTGATTGCAAAAGGAGAGAAGGAGCAGGAGGCCAGGGAAGCTGGGGCCGATTTTGTGGGGAGCGATGACCTTTTGCAGAAAATCCAAGATGGATGGCTGGAATTTGACTCCATGATAGCGACCCCGGACATGATGGGTGCTGTCGGGAGAATGGGGAAGGTGTTGGGTCCACGAGGATTAATGCCAAATCCTAAGACTGGAACGGTGACCTTTGAGGTGGGGAAAGCCATTCAGGAGATCAGAAGGGGGAGAGTTGAGTATAAGGTTGATAAGGCGGGCAACATTCATGTTCCTGTTGGAAAGGTGTCTTTTCAGGGGCAACAAATTAGAGAAAATACTCAGTCGGTTTTTGATTCCATCATGAAGGCTAAGCCCTCTTCCAGTAAAGGGAAGTATGTGAAAAGTGCGACATTGTCCAGCACGATGGGACCAGGTATCCATCT
- the secE gene encoding preprotein translocase subunit SecE: MFKKIWFSITEFLSDVRGELKKISYPTKSETIGSTTVVLLFCVIMSLYLSVVDSFLVWLISRII; the protein is encoded by the coding sequence GTGTTTAAGAAGATATGGTTTTCCATTACCGAGTTTTTGTCTGACGTGCGTGGGGAACTTAAAAAAATTTCTTATCCTACTAAGTCTGAGACGATCGGGTCGACCACGGTGGTTTTGTTGTTTTGCGTGATCATGTCCTTGTACCTCTCCGTGGTAGATTCATTTCTTGTTTGGTTAATTAGTAGGATTATTTAG
- a CDS encoding ubiquitin-like protein Pup, producing the protein MDKQERKYESRKPSPKETEDVQADPNVAETGQRLKEEMDELVDEIDKVLEENAAEFVKNYVQKGGE; encoded by the coding sequence ATGGACAAGCAAGAGCGTAAATACGAATCTCGAAAACCAAGCCCTAAAGAAACAGAGGATGTTCAGGCTGATCCAAATGTTGCGGAGACCGGCCAACGTCTGAAAGAAGAAATGGATGAACTGGTTGATGAAATTGATAAAGTTTTAGAGGAAAATGCGGCTGAATTTGTCAAAAATTATGTGCAAAAAGGTGGAGAATAA
- the tuf gene encoding elongation factor Tu, producing the protein MAKAKFERKKPHVNVGTIGHVDHGKTTLTSALTKVMGDTGKAKFVPYDEVAKASESQGRRDPTKILTIAISHVEYETDNRHYAHVDCPGHADYVKNMITGAAQMDGAILVVSAADGPMPQTREHILLARQVGVPFIVVFLNKADKVEDKELLELVELEVRELLTKYGFPGDDVPVVIGSAIKAIEGDQSEVGVPSIMRLLEAIDSYIPTPQRAIEKPFLMPIEDVFTISGRGTVVTGRVERGVVKVGDEIEIVGLKPTQTTIVTGVEMFRKVLDEGQAGDNIGALLRGTKKEDVERGMVLAKPKSITPHTKFKAEVYILTKEEGGRHTPFFNGYRPQFYFRTTDVTGVVQLNPGVEMVMPGDNVSFEGELISPIAMEQGVRFAVREGGRTVGAGVVTEIVA; encoded by the coding sequence ATGGCGAAGGCGAAATTTGAGCGGAAGAAGCCGCATGTCAATGTGGGGACGATCGGGCACGTTGACCATGGGAAGACGACCCTGACGTCGGCCTTGACGAAAGTGATGGGTGATACGGGGAAGGCGAAGTTTGTTCCCTATGATGAAGTCGCCAAGGCGAGTGAGAGTCAGGGGCGACGGGATCCGACCAAAATTCTCACCATTGCGATCTCCCATGTGGAATATGAGACGGACAATCGACATTATGCGCACGTCGACTGCCCGGGGCATGCGGATTATGTGAAGAACATGATTACGGGGGCGGCGCAAATGGACGGTGCGATTTTGGTGGTCAGTGCCGCCGATGGGCCGATGCCGCAAACGCGGGAGCATATTTTGTTGGCCCGGCAGGTGGGGGTCCCGTTTATCGTGGTCTTTTTGAATAAAGCGGATAAGGTGGAAGACAAGGAATTGCTGGAGTTGGTGGAGTTGGAGGTGCGGGAGTTGCTCACGAAGTATGGTTTTCCGGGCGATGATGTGCCGGTGGTCATCGGGTCAGCGATCAAGGCCATTGAAGGGGATCAGAGTGAGGTGGGCGTGCCGTCGATTATGCGGTTATTGGAGGCGATCGATAGTTACATCCCGACTCCGCAGCGAGCCATTGAGAAGCCGTTTTTGATGCCGATTGAAGATGTCTTTACGATCAGCGGGCGGGGGACGGTGGTGACGGGCCGGGTGGAGCGCGGCGTAGTCAAGGTGGGCGATGAAATTGAGATTGTAGGGCTGAAGCCGACGCAGACGACGATTGTCACGGGTGTGGAAATGTTCCGGAAGGTGTTGGATGAGGGGCAGGCGGGTGACAATATTGGGGCGCTGTTGCGGGGCACGAAGAAAGAGGATGTGGAGCGGGGCATGGTGTTAGCCAAGCCGAAGAGTATAACGCCGCATACGAAATTCAAGGCGGAAGTGTATATTTTGACGAAGGAAGAGGGCGGGCGGCATACGCCGTTTTTTAATGGCTATAGACCGCAGTTTTACTTCCGGACGACGGATGTCACGGGCGTGGTGCAATTAAACCCGGGGGTGGAGATGGTGATGCCGGGGGATAATGTGTCGTTTGAAGGGGAGTTGATCTCCCCGATTGCAATGGAGCAAGGGGTGCGATTTGCAGTGCGAGAAGGGGGCCGAACGGTTGGAGCCGGGGTGGTCACGGAAATCGTCGCGTAA
- a CDS encoding tetratricopeptide repeat protein yields MLQPIIYHKGLHTKPTNLLKLFLLFFLLPHCASTPPASNLPPSESDLNLLGKAALCQTKTEAQTSWLRPLGQESPWGGGSEVFRETATPKKHAQWFMFNEDQTLVGVITVFPRGLALEDYPKLRHTLSQLPPAREFFFHSSQLLKEQTPDSGTLHRTGEATTTHQYFMRHTQGKQDQLVMAVYVLDPYETLLDGSHSKFLSYIEDPDSPKKDLPGTKGQLESENEFLGLQQFARGEIALFASCGNKQPELAIDAYQKAIRYGISDPKQLAEAHHRLGLALRSMGRLSEASTALEQALTIQPYSAVILNSYGSVLTQLGKAPKAIEAYERALSLQPNYAQARFNLAEAYEALNPKRAIQEYETFLILAGDNPDEVTKIDLAKGRIKTLQGGARQ; encoded by the coding sequence ATGTTACAACCGATCATTTATCATAAGGGACTCCACACAAAGCCGACAAACCTTCTCAAATTATTTTTGCTTTTTTTCTTACTCCCACATTGCGCCAGCACTCCCCCTGCCTCCAACCTTCCGCCTTCCGAAAGCGATCTCAATCTCTTAGGAAAGGCCGCCTTGTGCCAAACCAAAACAGAGGCTCAAACGAGTTGGCTGCGACCCTTGGGACAGGAATCTCCTTGGGGAGGAGGCTCCGAAGTCTTTCGTGAAACCGCAACACCCAAGAAACACGCACAATGGTTCATGTTTAATGAAGATCAGACTCTTGTTGGGGTCATCACGGTATTCCCACGCGGTCTGGCCTTAGAAGACTATCCGAAACTTCGCCATACCCTGAGTCAATTACCCCCGGCTCGTGAATTCTTTTTTCACTCATCCCAGCTTCTAAAAGAACAAACCCCCGATTCTGGAACCCTGCATCGAACCGGAGAAGCCACGACGACGCATCAATATTTCATGCGACACACTCAAGGGAAACAAGACCAACTGGTCATGGCCGTTTACGTCCTTGATCCGTATGAAACCCTTTTAGATGGCAGCCACTCAAAATTTCTTTCCTATATTGAAGATCCGGATTCCCCGAAGAAAGACCTCCCGGGCACAAAAGGACAATTAGAATCAGAAAACGAATTTTTAGGACTTCAGCAATTTGCCCGAGGAGAGATCGCCTTATTTGCGTCCTGTGGCAACAAGCAACCAGAACTCGCCATTGACGCCTATCAGAAAGCCATTCGATATGGTATATCTGATCCGAAACAGTTGGCAGAAGCGCACCATCGTCTCGGATTGGCCTTGCGAAGCATGGGCAGACTTTCAGAAGCCTCAACTGCTTTGGAACAGGCCCTGACCATCCAGCCCTACTCAGCAGTCATTCTCAATAGTTATGGCTCAGTCCTAACGCAATTAGGAAAAGCACCCAAGGCGATCGAAGCCTATGAGCGGGCTCTGTCCCTGCAGCCAAACTATGCTCAGGCCCGATTCAATTTGGCTGAAGCTTACGAAGCACTTAACCCCAAACGCGCCATTCAGGAATATGAAACATTCCTCATACTGGCAGGGGACAATCCTGATGAAGTGACAAAAATTGACCTGGCCAAAGGTAGAATTAAGACTTTACAGGGCGGAGCCAGACAGTAA
- the sppA gene encoding signal peptide peptidase SppA — protein sequence MSNEYPRWKRVLWMILGGLVLFSVGKSLIPELLLAGKDGVAIVRVEGPILDSYQTVEELKNFADDPLVKAIVVRIDSPGGGVAPSQEIYNAVKRVRKEKNKTVIASMGTVAASGGYYIAVGTDRILANPGTLTGSIGVIMQLANFHELLEKIGVKNLVVKSGKYKDIGSPFRPMNDEDRKVLELVMNDVHRQFIDAVADGRSLDVAEVEQIADGRVFTGQQAKSILLVDDIGDLHDAIKLAGELGGIEGDPRVMEVRKPFSFRDLLENTFLGSVRAFATTHFFTPLLYLWVA from the coding sequence ATGAGTAATGAGTATCCCCGATGGAAGCGCGTGCTGTGGATGATTCTTGGAGGCCTTGTCCTGTTTAGTGTTGGGAAAAGCCTGATTCCGGAATTATTGTTAGCAGGTAAGGATGGTGTGGCCATTGTTCGGGTTGAGGGTCCCATTCTTGATTCCTATCAGACTGTCGAGGAACTAAAAAACTTTGCTGACGATCCTTTGGTCAAAGCGATTGTGGTGAGAATTGATAGCCCAGGTGGGGGAGTGGCGCCTTCTCAGGAAATTTATAATGCCGTTAAGAGAGTGAGAAAAGAAAAGAATAAAACGGTGATTGCATCCATGGGCACGGTGGCAGCTTCTGGAGGCTATTACATTGCCGTGGGCACCGATCGCATTCTCGCTAATCCGGGTACTTTGACGGGGAGTATTGGCGTCATTATGCAATTGGCAAATTTTCACGAGTTACTTGAAAAAATCGGTGTCAAGAACCTTGTAGTCAAAAGTGGAAAATATAAAGATATCGGCTCTCCCTTTCGTCCCATGAATGATGAAGATCGCAAGGTCTTAGAGTTGGTGATGAATGATGTCCATCGTCAATTTATCGATGCGGTAGCGGATGGACGATCTCTGGATGTGGCCGAGGTCGAGCAGATAGCCGATGGGCGCGTGTTTACGGGGCAACAGGCCAAGTCAATTTTGCTAGTTGATGATATCGGTGATTTGCATGATGCCATAAAGTTAGCCGGGGAATTAGGCGGGATTGAAGGAGATCCACGAGTCATGGAGGTGAGAAAGCCGTTTTCATTCAGGGATTTACTTGAAAACACTTTCCTTGGAAGCGTTCGCGCTTTTGCCACGACTCATTTTTTCACCCCCCTGTTGTACCTTTGGGTGGCTTGA